In Thermorudis peleae, a genomic segment contains:
- the rplX gene encoding 50S ribosomal protein L24, with translation MAEKIVTGDEVIVIRGKDKGARGRVRQNLPREDRVIVEGVNLVKRHRRATPGVQQAGIVEMEAPLHVSKVMLICPHCGKPTRVGFRFTESGEKVRYCKKCQATIEKPTATRSRGK, from the coding sequence ATGGCTGAGAAAATTGTTACGGGCGATGAAGTCATCGTCATTCGCGGCAAAGATAAGGGTGCACGCGGCCGCGTGCGCCAGAACTTGCCGCGCGAAGATCGCGTTATTGTCGAGGGCGTCAATTTAGTGAAGCGGCATCGCCGCGCAACCCCGGGAGTGCAGCAGGCGGGCATTGTCGAGATGGAAGCGCCGCTTCATGTCTCGAAAGTGATGTTAATCTGCCCGCACTGTGGCAAGCCTACTCGTGTTGGCTTCCGCTTTACCGAAAGCGGTGAGAAGGTTCGGTACTGCAAGAAGTGCCAGGCGACGATCGAAAAGCCAACAGCAACCCGGTCGCGCGGCAAGTAG
- a CDS encoding type Z 30S ribosomal protein S14, with translation MARKALIVKMQKPQKYAVRYRNRCKLCGRPRAYMRKFGLCRICFRQLALQGKLPGVTKASW, from the coding sequence ATGGCCAGGAAAGCCCTTATTGTCAAAATGCAAAAGCCGCAGAAGTACGCGGTGCGATATCGCAATCGCTGCAAGCTGTGCGGTCGCCCGCGTGCGTACATGCGGAAGTTTGGCCTCTGCCGCATTTGCTTCCGCCAGCTTGCGCTGCAGGGCAAGCTCCCCGGTGTGACGAAGGCAAGCTGGTAG
- the rplE gene encoding 50S ribosomal protein L5 → MSVEAQERVEPRLKKRYREEVVPQLMREFGYPHIYAVPRLEKIVLNIGLGEAVSNPKAIDAAMNDLAVITGQRPVVTRAKKSIAAFRVRKGMPIGVMVTLRGNRMWYFLDRLISIALPRIRDFHGLSARSFDGRGNYTLGLREQLVFPEVDYDKIDKVRGLEVTITTTAKTDREGRRLLELLGMPFRD, encoded by the coding sequence ATGAGTGTAGAAGCCCAGGAGCGCGTCGAACCTCGCCTCAAGAAACGCTATCGTGAAGAAGTTGTTCCTCAGTTGATGCGCGAGTTCGGCTATCCACATATTTACGCCGTTCCGCGCCTGGAGAAAATCGTGCTCAACATCGGCTTGGGCGAGGCAGTATCGAATCCGAAAGCGATCGATGCTGCGATGAATGACCTGGCCGTCATTACTGGACAACGGCCAGTCGTGACGCGTGCCAAGAAGTCCATCGCAGCGTTCCGGGTGCGGAAAGGCATGCCAATCGGCGTAATGGTAACGCTACGCGGCAACCGGATGTGGTATTTTCTCGATCGACTCATCTCGATTGCGTTGCCGCGCATTCGTGATTTTCATGGTCTGTCGGCACGATCATTCGATGGGCGTGGGAATTACACGCTGGGGCTGCGCGAGCAGCTTGTCTTTCCAGAAGTTGACTACGATAAGATCGATAAAGTGCGCGGTCTTGAAGTAACCATTACAACGACAGCAAAAACTGACCGCGAGGGGCGGCGGTTGCTCGAGTTACTTGGTATGCCCTTCCGCGATTAG
- the rplR gene encoding 50S ribosomal protein L18, whose translation MARFQYKRQLSPRKRRHLRVRAKIFGTPERPRLNVFRSNEHIYAQIIDDTKGHTLVAASTLEKAVQERFPAEHPKTVEARIVGLVVGERALAKGITRVVFDRGGYKYHGRVKALAEGAREAGLIF comes from the coding sequence ATGGCACGATTTCAATACAAGCGCCAGCTATCACCGCGAAAGCGGCGACATTTGCGGGTGCGAGCGAAAATCTTTGGGACGCCTGAGCGCCCGCGGTTGAATGTCTTTCGGAGTAATGAACATATCTATGCGCAAATTATTGACGATACAAAGGGGCACACGTTAGTTGCGGCCTCAACGCTTGAAAAAGCGGTCCAGGAACGCTTTCCTGCTGAGCACCCCAAGACCGTTGAGGCGCGGATTGTTGGACTGGTCGTTGGTGAGCGCGCTTTAGCGAAGGGAATTACGCGCGTCGTTTTCGATCGTGGCGGCTATAAGTACCACGGACGCGTGAAGGCCCTCGCTGAAGGTGCGCGTGAAGCTGGACTCATTTTCTAG
- the rpmD gene encoding 50S ribosomal protein L30, which produces MAAPKLLRITYIKSMIGYPKDQRATLYALGLRRLHQSVLRPDTPAVRGMIAKVQHLVRVEPVEDDRTASGVLSADRQEVAS; this is translated from the coding sequence ATGGCTGCGCCTAAGCTGCTCCGCATTACGTATATCAAAAGCATGATTGGCTATCCAAAGGATCAGCGCGCAACGTTATATGCGCTTGGGTTGCGCCGACTGCATCAGAGTGTGCTGAGGCCCGATACCCCAGCTGTTCGTGGGATGATTGCAAAGGTTCAGCATCTGGTGCGTGTCGAGCCAGTGGAGGACGATCGGACGGCAAGCGGTGTCCTGTCGGCTGATCGTCAGGAGGTGGCGTCATGA
- the rplF gene encoding 50S ribosomal protein L6, with product MSRIGRRPIPIPAGVDVAIEPGYIRVKGPKGELELRHDPGIQVSRQDGTLVVQRPSEERRYKQLHGLYRTLIANMVQGVTEGYRKDLEIQGVGYRAALEGKTLVLQVGYSHPVRVEPPAGISFVVESPTRIGVVGIDKQLVGEIAAQIRRIRPPEPYKGKGIRYLGEEVRRKAGKTGKVKK from the coding sequence ATGTCACGAATTGGCCGTCGTCCAATTCCGATTCCCGCCGGAGTCGATGTAGCGATCGAGCCAGGATATATCAGGGTCAAGGGGCCAAAGGGAGAGCTGGAGCTGCGCCACGACCCAGGGATTCAGGTGAGCCGACAGGACGGCACGCTGGTGGTGCAGCGTCCGTCTGAGGAGCGACGGTATAAGCAGCTCCATGGACTCTATCGCACGCTGATTGCGAATATGGTTCAGGGAGTAACTGAGGGATACCGCAAGGATCTCGAAATTCAAGGCGTTGGGTACCGTGCTGCGTTGGAGGGCAAGACGCTTGTCCTCCAAGTTGGCTATTCACACCCTGTACGTGTTGAACCACCGGCGGGGATCAGCTTCGTCGTTGAGTCGCCGACGCGTATTGGTGTTGTCGGCATTGATAAGCAACTTGTCGGTGAGATTGCCGCACAAATTCGCCGCATTCGTCCGCCTGAACCGTACAAGGGGAAGGGGATTCGTTACCTCGGCGAAGAAGTGCGGCGCAAGGCTGGTAAGACTGGTAAGGTCAAGAAGTAG
- the rpsH gene encoding 30S ribosomal protein S8: protein MTITDPIGDMLTRIRNAQMGKKQETRLPASRMLVEIARILKEEGYIADYHLEPTTPRATLVIRLKYLPDKKPAIRELRRVSKPGLRIYVGKEELPRVKSGLGIAILTTSQGVMTDVEARRRGIGGELICTVF from the coding sequence ATGACGATTACCGATCCAATTGGTGACATGCTCACACGGATTCGCAACGCCCAAATGGGCAAGAAGCAAGAGACGCGTCTACCGGCCTCGCGCATGCTCGTCGAGATCGCGCGGATCTTGAAAGAAGAGGGCTATATAGCTGACTATCACCTCGAGCCAACAACGCCCCGCGCGACACTGGTGATCCGGCTCAAATATCTGCCTGACAAGAAGCCGGCGATTCGTGAGCTGCGCCGTGTCTCGAAGCCTGGGTTGCGAATCTACGTGGGCAAGGAAGAGTTGCCACGAGTCAAAAGTGGCCTTGGCATTGCCATCCTCACGACGTCGCAGGGCGTCATGACGGATGTCGAAGCACGCCGGCGTGGCATCGGCGGCGAGCTGATTTGCACTGTCTTCTAA
- the rplN gene encoding 50S ribosomal protein L14 produces MIQPHTRLVVADNTGAKEIMCIRVLGGSAKKYATVGDVIVASVKVAQPNSGVKKGEVVRAVVVRTAQGIRRPDGSHIKFDDNAAVLITPQGTPRGTRIFGPVARELREKQFMRIVSLAPEVL; encoded by the coding sequence ATGATTCAGCCACATACTCGCTTAGTCGTTGCTGACAACACTGGTGCAAAGGAAATCATGTGCATCCGCGTCCTCGGTGGGTCAGCCAAAAAGTATGCGACCGTTGGGGATGTCATTGTGGCTTCCGTAAAGGTTGCCCAGCCAAACTCCGGCGTCAAGAAGGGTGAAGTTGTCCGCGCTGTTGTGGTGCGAACAGCGCAGGGCATTCGGCGCCCTGATGGCTCGCACATTAAGTTCGACGACAATGCCGCGGTGCTGATCACACCACAAGGCACCCCACGCGGGACGCGAATCTTTGGCCCTGTTGCGCGTGAACTGCGCGAGAAGCAATTTATGCGCATCGTCTCGTTGGCGCCAGAAGTGCTGTGA
- the rpsE gene encoding 30S ribosomal protein S5: MGKGRTKIWPFAQRVKPDQVGDLRERVIQINRVAKVVQGGRRFHFSSVVVVGDGEGHVGVGIGKATEVPDSIRKAVENAKKRLIRVPLDRRTIPHEIEVKFGATRVLMRPAAPGTGVIAGAGVRAVAEAAGIRDLIAKSHGSNNPVNVTQAALLALSMLESPEQVAARRGIPVERLRPRKRVQEESGDGCA, encoded by the coding sequence ATGGGCAAAGGAAGAACGAAAATCTGGCCGTTTGCCCAGCGGGTCAAACCCGACCAGGTTGGGGATCTCCGGGAGCGTGTGATTCAGATCAACCGGGTCGCGAAGGTCGTGCAGGGAGGACGGCGCTTCCACTTCTCGAGCGTCGTCGTTGTCGGTGATGGCGAAGGTCATGTTGGGGTAGGGATCGGAAAAGCGACAGAAGTGCCCGACTCCATCCGTAAGGCCGTTGAAAATGCCAAGAAGCGTCTTATCCGTGTGCCGCTCGACCGACGAACAATCCCTCACGAAATCGAGGTCAAGTTTGGGGCGACGCGAGTACTTATGCGCCCAGCTGCTCCTGGTACGGGTGTTATTGCCGGTGCTGGTGTGCGAGCTGTCGCCGAAGCGGCAGGTATTCGCGACCTCATTGCCAAATCACATGGCAGCAACAATCCGGTTAACGTCACCCAGGCCGCTCTGTTGGCTCTGAGTATGCTTGAGTCGCCTGAGCAGGTCGCCGCTCGACGGGGTATCCCAGTAGAGCGGCTCCGACCACGTAAGCGTGTCCAAGAGGAGTCGGGGGATGGCTGCGCCTAA